A stretch of Calditrichota bacterium DNA encodes these proteins:
- a CDS encoding 4Fe-4S binding protein codes for MKKNIRLILQLIILALIIFVIVKSFDVERYCPFGGILSYATMVYQNTMACNMTASAVFMAFVLVLGALAIGKLFCSYVCPIGLITEWLGKLGKLLHLHFDLPKILDRIFRSLKYILLFIVLYSTVTKSELFCRTFDPYYAVATGFGHDVVFTWALIALLATILGSIFIKQFWCKYLCPLGAATNLFVNFYLILVPFIIYLILVKLGIHLSIIWLFGTISLLGFVWEVGVFKFKPLPFTKITVDHDGCTKCMKCVAACPHGIEVCQYEIVDHPDCMLCTDCVYSCDVDKAIKVNHSDKLVWLPAIMVVALMALGFILSNHYEFRTLQKRWGGFENMENLQVFHQSGLKNVKCYGSSMALYRKIKDKKGIYGLDTYAKSHTVNIYYDPNKLSEAGIRKELFSPRRYKTRTFKRYKPDSLTVWEVGIDNLFDIVDHMNMIRVFNHNLHVFGFESEYGDPVMVRIFFDSDSTNAAEIKKQIDETKHIERKIRGKKHVYEMDFQCKGDGKIVAKVPVSFYEQRMFGAYDQPFNGFENEDLKNLSIYEIGIVGAENFMLRRQLPYLVSHISGDSAIVRFKTSSIDGRDVALIYFDPALIDTAKIHQMLVVDTLKYYKSDDTVGFKKNIYQFKYPSKVHAAADFVDPVAIAKEYQFSE; via the coding sequence ATGAAAAAAAATATTCGTCTGATTTTGCAATTGATTATTTTAGCTTTGATCATTTTCGTCATCGTCAAGAGCTTTGATGTTGAGCGATATTGTCCGTTCGGCGGTATCTTGTCTTACGCCACGATGGTTTATCAAAATACAATGGCGTGTAACATGACCGCGAGCGCCGTTTTTATGGCGTTTGTGCTGGTGCTGGGCGCGTTGGCGATAGGAAAATTATTTTGTAGCTATGTTTGTCCCATCGGACTGATCACAGAGTGGCTGGGTAAATTAGGCAAATTATTGCATTTGCATTTTGATTTACCGAAAATTTTGGATCGAATCTTCCGTTCGTTAAAATACATTTTGCTGTTCATTGTGCTTTATTCTACGGTTACCAAAAGCGAGCTATTCTGCCGCACATTTGATCCGTATTATGCGGTTGCCACCGGGTTTGGCCATGATGTGGTTTTCACCTGGGCGCTCATTGCCTTGCTGGCGACTATTTTGGGCTCTATTTTCATAAAACAATTCTGGTGCAAATATTTGTGCCCGTTAGGCGCAGCAACTAATCTTTTTGTCAATTTTTATTTGATCTTGGTGCCATTCATCATTTATCTCATTTTAGTTAAATTGGGCATCCATTTGTCGATTATATGGCTCTTTGGCACAATTTCGCTGTTAGGTTTTGTGTGGGAAGTCGGCGTGTTTAAATTTAAACCGCTTCCTTTCACCAAAATTACCGTTGATCACGACGGCTGCACAAAATGCATGAAATGCGTTGCCGCCTGTCCCCATGGCATTGAAGTTTGCCAGTACGAAATAGTGGATCATCCGGACTGCATGTTGTGCACTGATTGCGTTTACTCGTGCGATGTCGATAAGGCCATCAAGGTGAACCATTCCGACAAACTCGTCTGGCTGCCGGCGATCATGGTTGTCGCGCTCATGGCGTTGGGATTTATTTTGTCCAACCATTACGAGTTTCGCACACTGCAAAAACGATGGGGCGGCTTTGAAAATATGGAAAATTTACAGGTTTTCCACCAATCCGGACTAAAAAATGTCAAATGTTATGGCTCTTCCATGGCGCTGTATCGGAAGATAAAAGACAAGAAAGGCATTTATGGTCTGGACACTTACGCCAAATCGCACACGGTCAACATTTACTACGATCCGAACAAGCTATCGGAAGCTGGTATTCGTAAGGAGCTTTTTAGTCCGCGGCGCTACAAAACGCGCACTTTCAAGCGATATAAACCTGATTCTCTGACAGTGTGGGAAGTCGGCATAGACAACCTTTTTGACATCGTGGACCACATGAATATGATTCGCGTTTTTAATCATAATTTGCATGTTTTTGGTTTTGAGTCCGAATATGGCGATCCGGTAATGGTGCGAATTTTCTTTGACAGCGACAGTACAAATGCGGCAGAGATCAAAAAACAGATCGATGAGACCAAACACATCGAGCGGAAAATTCGCGGCAAAAAACATGTTTATGAAATGGATTTTCAGTGCAAGGGCGACGGAAAAATCGTGGCCAAGGTGCCTGTTTCTTTTTACGAGCAGCGCATGTTTGGCGCTTACGATCAGCCTTTTAATGGCTTCGAAAATGAAGACTTAAAAAATCTGTCAATTTATGAGATTGGCATTGTAGGCGCGGAAAATTTCATGCTGCGCCGACAACTGCCGTACCTGGTGAGCCATATTTCCGGCGACAGCGCAATTGTTCGCTTCAAAACTTCTTCCATTGACGGAAGAGATGTCGCTTTGATTTATTTTGATCCCGCGTTAATCGACACGGCGAAAATTCATCAGATGCTTGTCGTGGACACGCTGAAATATTACAAATCTGACGATACCGTCGGATTTAAAAAGAATATTTACCAATTCAAATACCCGAGCAAAGTGCACGCTGCCGCTGATTTTGTCGA
- a CDS encoding T9SS type A sorting domain-containing protein, with the protein MKKLATISALLLFLLMLVPIVSIAGDWEVFKQFDFDDFLDQVVVVGEGHGYLLAGQSLYEFTQYPPTSWTKKTDLPSRIDPANPGEELSYSTYRMAAWGDTIVVVGSKGTIFTSSDAGASWTDLSDTAYIKVTFEWVQGPNSQNVWICGGTSSPKKGYVLRLENLSDLTRKDVEEMDYKLSEIFFTDAMHGHAVAGGTKGDYFRTEDGGATWTEIAGNFKGGTSGRIYDMTFASQNVGYAAGYYGYLYKTTDGGASIWQQIETPEREIASITYLLTVFALNENEIFVGGKEGRLYYSADGGASFELVRIPNGNNFKSLWFSAANEGIALSSYVVYHAKPGNPVDWEPLVNWTADSYANVAVDENDKLCLVATDGMYSYGSPDELTISQVAIPGVHPNLKNAYFGNGKAFLMGYKSLILSDDDMQSWFEVLNVDSGLKKYAHDISFVDADTAYMGDSGGTLWKTTNGGYNWQKLQKIGTGLYRVIFTDWQTGYALDYKEEQIQKTTDGAASWTAIPVTDITKCYFYDMEMLNDSTLIIAGYDATQSGASKGLIVKSTDYGATWKTVFHSNITYKSLNLYSIEFNGDIGYASGNNGVILKSEDGGDTWNEEASPVAGKMVYLYGGKFLSNGDFYAAGNRGYVLRKLASTGVEAMKNAVVNNYQLSQNFPNPFNPTTDISFALPTRSHVKLSVYNALGQKVATLVEGMRQAGSYRATWNAQNMPSGIYFYRLETDSFSKTLKMILMK; encoded by the coding sequence ATGAAGAAATTAGCTACAATCTCAGCGCTGCTATTATTTCTTCTCATGTTAGTGCCAATCGTTTCAATTGCCGGCGATTGGGAAGTTTTCAAGCAATTTGATTTTGATGATTTTCTTGATCAAGTTGTTGTCGTGGGAGAAGGTCACGGTTATTTATTAGCCGGACAATCTCTTTATGAGTTCACACAATATCCGCCCACTTCATGGACAAAGAAAACAGACCTGCCGTCGCGAATCGACCCGGCGAATCCAGGCGAGGAATTGTCGTATTCCACCTATCGTATGGCTGCCTGGGGCGATACGATTGTCGTTGTTGGCAGCAAGGGCACAATTTTCACTTCTTCTGACGCCGGTGCATCGTGGACAGATCTGTCCGACACTGCTTACATTAAAGTGACATTTGAATGGGTTCAGGGTCCTAACAGCCAAAACGTTTGGATTTGCGGCGGCACCAGCAGTCCGAAAAAGGGCTATGTGTTGAGATTGGAAAATTTATCCGACTTGACGCGCAAGGATGTTGAAGAAATGGATTATAAATTGTCCGAAATTTTCTTCACTGACGCCATGCACGGTCACGCAGTGGCTGGCGGAACAAAAGGCGATTACTTCCGCACTGAAGACGGCGGAGCGACCTGGACAGAAATCGCCGGTAATTTTAAGGGCGGCACATCGGGTCGAATTTACGACATGACTTTTGCCAGTCAAAACGTGGGCTATGCCGCTGGTTATTACGGCTATCTCTACAAGACCACTGACGGCGGTGCATCAATATGGCAGCAAATTGAAACGCCAGAAAGAGAAATTGCATCCATTACTTATTTGTTGACCGTTTTTGCTTTGAACGAAAATGAGATTTTTGTCGGCGGGAAAGAAGGACGTCTCTACTACAGCGCTGATGGCGGCGCTTCTTTTGAATTGGTTCGTATCCCGAACGGCAATAATTTTAAGTCTCTCTGGTTTTCCGCGGCAAATGAAGGAATTGCCTTGTCAAGTTACGTTGTTTATCACGCAAAGCCGGGTAATCCGGTTGATTGGGAGCCATTGGTCAATTGGACTGCTGATTCTTACGCCAATGTCGCTGTTGATGAGAATGATAAACTTTGCCTTGTTGCGACCGACGGTATGTATTCTTACGGCAGCCCCGATGAATTGACAATTTCTCAGGTGGCGATTCCCGGCGTGCATCCCAATTTGAAAAATGCTTATTTTGGCAATGGGAAAGCTTTTTTGATGGGCTACAAATCTTTGATACTCAGCGATGATGATATGCAAAGCTGGTTTGAGGTACTCAACGTTGATTCTGGCCTGAAAAAATATGCGCATGATATTTCATTTGTTGACGCCGACACTGCTTATATGGGCGACAGCGGCGGCACGCTCTGGAAAACGACAAATGGCGGCTACAATTGGCAAAAATTGCAAAAAATTGGCACAGGCCTGTATCGCGTCATATTTACGGACTGGCAAACCGGCTATGCATTGGATTACAAAGAAGAGCAAATCCAAAAAACTACTGACGGAGCCGCTTCATGGACCGCCATTCCCGTGACAGACATCACGAAATGTTATTTCTACGATATGGAGATGCTCAACGACTCCACTTTGATCATCGCCGGTTATGATGCCACACAAAGCGGCGCTTCCAAAGGGTTGATCGTTAAAAGCACGGATTATGGCGCAACCTGGAAAACTGTCTTTCATTCCAATATCACTTACAAAAGCCTGAATCTTTACAGCATTGAATTTAACGGCGATATCGGCTATGCGAGCGGAAACAATGGTGTCATTCTGAAATCTGAAGACGGCGGCGATACCTGGAACGAAGAAGCAAGCCCTGTTGCTGGTAAAATGGTTTATTTGTACGGCGGAAAATTTCTCTCCAATGGCGATTTTTATGCGGCGGGGAATAGGGGATATGTGTTGAGAAAATTGGCGTCCACCGGCGTTGAAGCGATGAAAAACGCGGTTGTCAATAATTATCAGTTAAGTCAGAATTTTCCCAATCCGTTCAATCCGACGACTGACATTTCATTTGCTTTGCCAACGCGAAGTCATGTCAAGCTGTCTGTTTACAACGCATTGGGTCAGAAAGTCGCGACTCTTGTGGAGGGAATGCGTCAGGCGGGATCGTATCGCGCGACATGGAACGCGCAAAATATGCCCAGCGGAATTTATTTCTACCGTCTGGAAACTGACTCATTCTCAAAAACGCTCAAAATGATTCTGATGAAGTAG
- a CDS encoding DUF4876 domain-containing protein, with product MRQLFLQSMALFFVIIVLNCGLKKPTTYEGNGILEVIILDDSGNPVPEADVFLTSHLGEVGSRQLTDSLGQTNFSGLSSSEYTVKASKSIDEKVGYLGSEKISLESGKQETLTVRMRLNTAGLKINEIYYAGPVNNEFYFYDQFVELYNGGADTVYLDGTILIRGGGYSLAGKDNDGDGAIDYFYFDTSDGTEHRCFVYAFKLPGVPGISRNYPLAPGEFAVVAGDAIDHREIISTSIDLSDADYEFYNPYFFRDPNNPDIPDYVNIITGEHGRETTTDFMLNLSGDILLLASGEDSVYWDGIDIDTIIDGVEYSSNKDHIHSVEERIDKGAAGVAPDKVMTKYSGMSIQRIRPGFDTNNSTVDFTILDHPTPGYQ from the coding sequence ATGCGTCAACTATTTCTGCAATCGATGGCATTATTTTTTGTAATCATTGTTCTGAATTGCGGCTTGAAAAAACCAACGACTTATGAGGGTAATGGTATTTTGGAGGTAATAATTTTAGATGACAGCGGGAATCCCGTTCCTGAAGCCGATGTTTTTTTGACCTCTCATCTCGGAGAGGTTGGCAGCCGGCAACTCACCGATTCATTGGGACAGACGAATTTCAGCGGTTTGTCTTCGTCTGAATACACGGTAAAAGCGTCAAAATCCATCGACGAAAAAGTTGGTTACCTGGGAAGCGAGAAAATTTCCCTTGAATCCGGCAAGCAAGAGACGCTCACCGTTCGGATGCGATTGAATACCGCCGGATTGAAAATTAATGAAATTTACTACGCCGGGCCAGTGAACAATGAATTTTATTTTTATGATCAATTCGTTGAATTGTACAATGGCGGGGCGGACACAGTTTATCTTGACGGGACAATTTTAATTCGCGGCGGTGGCTACAGTCTGGCGGGAAAGGACAACGATGGTGACGGCGCAATAGATTATTTTTATTTTGACACTTCTGACGGCACAGAACACCGTTGTTTTGTTTATGCATTTAAATTGCCTGGCGTGCCGGGAATCAGCAGAAATTATCCGTTAGCGCCGGGAGAGTTTGCCGTTGTCGCCGGCGACGCCATTGATCACCGGGAAATTATTTCTACCAGCATCGATCTGTCCGATGCGGACTATGAATTTTACAATCCGTATTTTTTCCGTGATCCGAACAATCCGGATATTCCTGACTATGTGAATATTATTACCGGCGAACACGGGAGAGAGACGACAACTGACTTTATGCTGAATTTGTCCGGCGATATTCTTTTGCTTGCCAGCGGCGAAGATAGCGTGTATTGGGACGGAATAGACATTGACACAATAATTGACGGCGTCGAATATTCCAGTAACAAAGATCACATTCATAGCGTTGAAGAGAGAATTGACAAAGGGGCTGCCGGAGTCGCTCCGGACAAAGTGATGACCAAGTACAGCGGTATGTCTATTCAGAGAATAAGACCGGGATTTGATACAAATAACAGCACCGTCGATTTCACAATTTTAGATCATCCGACACCTGGGTATCAATAG
- a CDS encoding DUF4876 domain-containing protein, translated as MYRFLSLAIVLLLFFSCGQKKPTAIEGEGKLKVTTFDDAGQTVGEAEVVCVSFNGQLSKAQFSDSRGITIFTDLPSSKYTVKAMKSVNESAWYVGSDQIFLETGEEKAISVTMRLNSPGLKINEIYYAGPVNDEGYYQDQFIELYNASDDTAYLDGTIIIRGGASEFAGKDNDNDGDLDFLYYNAVTDRHYACFVNAFRLSGTPGGTTYPVAPAAFVVLAVDAIDHRQNQTTSIDLSHADFEFYTKFDPRDPNNPDVPDYVCMITGEHSWLTPRDLSLSVETDIVLLASGTDSVYWDGIDLDTIIDGVEYANNKDLLPRIDARIDRGIAGIMPDEVIPKFSGESIERIHPGFDTNNGVVDFIILKHPTPGY; from the coding sequence ATGTACAGATTTTTGTCCCTGGCAATTGTTCTTTTATTATTTTTCTCGTGCGGACAAAAAAAGCCGACGGCGATAGAAGGCGAGGGAAAGCTAAAAGTCACAACTTTCGACGACGCCGGGCAGACTGTGGGAGAGGCGGAAGTCGTTTGCGTGTCATTTAACGGGCAGCTCAGCAAAGCGCAATTCTCTGATTCAAGAGGAATAACGATTTTTACTGATTTGCCTTCGTCCAAATACACAGTGAAGGCAATGAAATCCGTGAATGAATCTGCCTGGTACGTTGGCAGCGACCAGATTTTTCTGGAAACCGGCGAGGAAAAAGCAATCTCTGTGACCATGCGGCTGAATTCTCCGGGTTTAAAAATTAACGAGATTTATTACGCCGGACCGGTGAACGACGAAGGATATTATCAGGATCAATTTATCGAACTGTACAATGCTTCTGATGACACCGCTTATCTTGATGGGACAATCATAATCAGAGGCGGGGCAAGTGAATTCGCGGGAAAAGATAACGATAATGACGGCGATCTCGATTTTTTGTACTACAATGCGGTTACAGATCGACACTACGCGTGTTTTGTAAATGCGTTTCGCCTCTCCGGCACGCCGGGCGGTACCACATACCCTGTGGCGCCGGCGGCGTTTGTCGTGCTGGCTGTTGACGCTATCGACCACAGACAAAATCAAACGACAAGCATTGATCTTTCTCACGCTGATTTTGAATTTTACACAAAATTCGATCCGCGAGATCCTAACAATCCGGATGTTCCGGACTATGTTTGCATGATTACCGGTGAACATAGCTGGCTGACTCCTCGCGACTTATCTTTGAGCGTTGAGACAGATATTGTTTTGCTGGCAAGCGGAACGGACAGCGTCTATTGGGACGGGATAGATTTGGATACAATTATTGACGGAGTTGAGTACGCAAATAACAAAGATTTGTTGCCCCGGATTGACGCGCGAATTGACCGGGGAATTGCCGGAATTATGCCGGACGAAGTCATTCCCAAATTTAGCGGCGAATCTATCGAACGAATACATCCTGGTTTTGACACTAATAACGGCGTTGTGGATTTCATTATTTTGAAACACCCCACGCCCGGATATTAA
- a CDS encoding TonB-dependent receptor produces the protein MRQSLKYDKLKFIYFIALILVLLSFSLLFAQKKAVVRGAVYDMETHTPLSGTLIKVQKTKKVTFADQDGKFVIRGLPAGTYMLECVLATYPRYLKQIVVPSQGEKKIKIYLPQSSAAEDVFEIGGIKVEAKRDLLPREYTATTRISSGEIENLQATNLGDVLEMVPGLEKTNRLGLDRAIHANVRGSSNDALGTFGTKIILDGAPLSNNANMQMSASGTVTSSAGQGIDLRLIPADNIESIEVIRGVPSARYGDLTSGIIKVKTYSGIMSPRLKIKSNPNTSEANFGAGYRIGNYVYNLNLNYGYSERELRKEGDEFHRINGSLIVSRKFLDGKMPLKWKLFVTRLLDEEKPTDIRRTSSYNRGYTINTDWWGDYVPNNLLKYNSNLYFHYKRQNTYRSRLVEADPRAYMGELRMIGDEVSIGGRFEATRKKILSGSVHELMAGIQFQYDNNFGKGLYIDTTRNYYGQDSPKRSYSFDEVPGMTQISLYGEDRITGRLWKEYTLVLGLRYDLFKPRKINWSNHLLFDNYIDCQHGSFLSPRLGWMIYLGTHTQLRGGYGLSAKIPSMTYIFKPRESELYKLNYYSYDQSNFNLKGYYVKELKLGVDQKFGEVASLSVEAYNLWRDNEPKRHSYPFFYEINPDTFWVPTYSRYENIGWKEQAGVEVTFRTKSFRSLALTIVGNYRYTRSGTQTLSYTSNPDPIDTDGDGIFDSRDPVWRDTKDSWHKKVIIDYRLEYRAKGLGLWFQFIAQQIPLYQSKSNNPYEKGLWANYLYNYPNNWVFNFRLSKSLWWKSEISLYVNNFLDDRGVYEAPWLQQYYPETGVWGRKVYLTRNNSIFWGFEFSTKFDF, from the coding sequence ATGCGACAATCGTTGAAATATGACAAGTTGAAATTTATTTATTTCATCGCTTTAATTCTCGTTTTACTCTCCTTTTCCCTTCTTTTTGCGCAAAAAAAGGCAGTTGTTCGCGGCGCAGTTTACGATATGGAAACGCATACTCCGCTGTCGGGCACACTAATCAAGGTTCAGAAAACCAAGAAAGTGACCTTTGCCGATCAAGACGGAAAATTTGTCATTCGCGGCTTACCGGCGGGAACCTACATGCTCGAATGCGTGCTTGCTACTTATCCCAGATATTTGAAGCAGATCGTTGTCCCGTCGCAGGGAGAGAAAAAAATCAAAATCTACCTTCCGCAGTCCAGCGCTGCGGAAGACGTGTTTGAAATTGGCGGCATTAAAGTCGAGGCAAAAAGGGATTTGTTGCCAAGGGAATACACTGCCACGACCAGAATTTCTTCCGGTGAAATCGAAAATTTGCAGGCGACAAATTTGGGCGATGTTTTGGAAATGGTACCCGGGCTGGAAAAAACAAACCGATTGGGACTGGACAGAGCCATTCACGCTAATGTGCGCGGTTCTTCCAATGATGCGCTCGGTACTTTTGGTACGAAAATTATTCTCGACGGCGCGCCGCTTTCCAACAACGCCAACATGCAGATGTCTGCCAGCGGAACCGTCACCAGCAGCGCGGGTCAGGGAATAGATTTGCGGCTCATCCCGGCGGACAATATCGAATCAATCGAAGTGATTCGCGGCGTACCTTCGGCCAGATACGGCGATCTGACATCGGGAATCATCAAAGTAAAAACTTATTCCGGAATCATGAGCCCGCGGCTGAAAATAAAAAGCAATCCCAATACTTCCGAAGCCAATTTCGGCGCCGGCTATCGAATAGGGAATTATGTGTACAACCTCAATCTCAATTACGGCTACAGCGAACGGGAACTGCGAAAAGAGGGTGACGAATTTCATCGCATCAACGGCAGCCTGATTGTTTCGCGGAAATTTTTGGACGGGAAAATGCCGCTCAAATGGAAATTGTTCGTTACCAGACTGCTCGACGAAGAGAAACCAACCGATATTCGGCGAACCTCTTCGTACAATCGCGGGTACACAATAAACACTGACTGGTGGGGAGATTACGTTCCCAATAATCTGCTAAAGTACAACAGCAATCTCTATTTTCATTACAAGCGTCAAAATACTTACAGATCCCGGCTTGTGGAAGCTGATCCCCGCGCTTACATGGGTGAGCTGCGCATGATTGGGGACGAAGTTTCTATTGGCGGCAGGTTTGAGGCAACCAGAAAAAAGATTTTGTCCGGCTCTGTGCATGAGTTGATGGCCGGAATTCAGTTTCAGTACGATAATAATTTTGGCAAAGGGCTTTATATCGACACGACGCGCAACTACTATGGCCAAGATTCACCGAAACGATCTTACTCGTTCGACGAAGTGCCTGGTATGACGCAAATTTCACTTTACGGCGAGGACAGAATCACAGGAAGATTGTGGAAAGAATACACTCTTGTGCTTGGATTGCGTTACGACCTGTTCAAGCCGAGAAAAATCAATTGGTCGAACCATCTTCTTTTCGATAATTATATTGACTGTCAGCACGGATCATTTTTGTCGCCTCGATTAGGTTGGATGATCTATCTTGGCACTCATACGCAGCTTCGCGGCGGTTATGGCCTATCCGCAAAAATTCCGTCGATGACCTATATTTTTAAGCCCCGTGAGTCCGAGCTGTACAAATTGAATTACTATTCCTATGATCAATCCAATTTTAATTTGAAGGGCTATTATGTCAAAGAATTGAAATTGGGGGTCGATCAGAAATTTGGCGAAGTCGCTTCGCTTTCGGTTGAGGCTTACAATCTCTGGCGGGACAACGAGCCCAAAAGGCACTCTTATCCGTTTTTTTACGAAATAAATCCGGACACTTTTTGGGTGCCGACTTACTCCAGATATGAGAATATCGGCTGGAAGGAGCAGGCGGGAGTTGAAGTCACTTTTCGCACAAAATCTTTTCGCAGTCTGGCGCTGACTATCGTCGGCAATTACCGCTACACTCGATCGGGAACACAAACGCTTTCCTACACTTCCAATCCCGATCCTATCGACACCGACGGAGATGGTATTTTTGACAGCCGCGATCCTGTCTGGCGGGATACAAAAGACAGTTGGCACAAAAAAGTGATCATCGACTATCGGCTCGAATATCGAGCAAAAGGATTGGGGCTCTGGTTTCAATTCATCGCCCAGCAAATTCCGCTGTATCAGAGCAAGAGCAACAATCCTTATGAGAAGGGCCTCTGGGCGAATTATTTGTACAATTATCCCAATAACTGGGTTTTCAATTTTCGCTTGTCAAAATCTTTGTGGTGGAAATCGGAAATCTCGCTGTACGTGAATAATTTTCTTGACGATCGCGGCGTTTACGAGGCGCCGTGGCTGCAACAATATTACCCGGAAACAGGCGTCTGGGGCAGAAAGGTCTATTTGACGAGAAACAACTCGATCTTCTGGGGATTTGAATTTTCGACAAAATTTGATTTTTGA
- a CDS encoding N-acetylmuramoyl-L-alanine amidase, whose protein sequence is MSRFSMIFLIAAILAFSFCQQESPTKQAAQPFMVIIDAGHGGSDPGAVGFNGIKEKDVVLEVARQCEKILAKEKINVILTRSEDKFVRLNDRILFINRKNPNLVISLHSNSSRAAETKGIDTFLNSYKNAAVMDSIFSKEFNRTARQTNRMGGKANFSILKLVKAPVVYLGLGYMSNEQDCSRLSDATFQKKLAATIAESVLKFRDAQL, encoded by the coding sequence ATGAGCCGCTTTTCAATGATTTTTTTAATTGCCGCAATTCTGGCATTTTCATTTTGTCAGCAAGAATCGCCAACCAAACAAGCTGCTCAGCCATTTATGGTCATCATTGATGCCGGACATGGCGGCTCTGATCCCGGCGCGGTTGGTTTCAACGGGATAAAGGAAAAGGACGTTGTCCTCGAAGTTGCCAGGCAGTGTGAGAAAATTCTGGCAAAAGAGAAAATAAACGTCATCCTCACCAGATCGGAAGACAAATTTGTGCGGCTGAATGACAGAATTTTATTCATCAATCGGAAAAATCCCAATTTGGTGATTTCTCTGCACAGCAATAGTTCCCGCGCTGCCGAAACCAAGGGAATTGACACTTTTTTGAATAGCTATAAAAATGCGGCAGTGATGGACAGTATTTTTAGCAAAGAGTTCAATCGGACTGCGCGGCAAACCAATCGCATGGGCGGAAAAGCAAATTTTTCCATTCTGAAATTGGTCAAAGCACCAGTGGTTTATCTGGGACTGGGTTACATGAGCAACGAGCAGGACTGCTCCCGGCTGAGTGATGCGACATTTCAGAAGAAGTTAGCAGCGACGATTGCGGAGTCGGTTTTGAAATTTCGTGACGCGCAGTTGTGA